In one window of Cellulophaga sp. HaHa_2_95 DNA:
- a CDS encoding DUF4268 domain-containing protein, translating into MFSKSESKKLREDFWISFGKSYPTKWILYNTKIKDFSFKFYFDTSKAMVTLDIENKDLEKRINLWEKVISLKSVLVDDYLPTAQFEEYTFLENQTEISRIYVRLDQVSIHNKNTWQQTMIFMNEHMKKFEDFFNDFEAVFID; encoded by the coding sequence ATGTTTAGTAAAAGTGAATCAAAAAAATTAAGAGAAGATTTTTGGATATCTTTTGGCAAGTCATACCCTACAAAATGGATACTCTACAATACAAAAATTAAAGATTTCTCATTTAAATTTTATTTTGACACATCAAAAGCGATGGTAACTCTAGATATAGAAAACAAGGATTTAGAGAAGCGTATTAATTTATGGGAAAAAGTTATCTCTTTAAAATCAGTTCTCGTGGATGATTATTTACCAACAGCACAATTCGAAGAATATACCTTTTTAGAAAACCAGACGGAAATTTCCAGAATCTATGTAAGACTGGATCAGGTAAGTATACACAATAAAAATACCTGGCAACAAACCATGATTTTCATGAATGAACATATGAAAAAATTTGAAGACTTTTTTAATGATTTTGAGGCTGTCTTTATAGATTGA
- a CDS encoding DUF6048 family protein encodes MLKYFISLSFIFVSLLGWSQSKPIDLQPKDTVQKTDRYGLRVGVDLSKILMSTLDDDYTGIELVGDFRLKPNLYLAAELGNEKKTKQEDLYNFTTSGSYIKLGVDFNSYENWFGMNNLIHLGGRYAFSSFSQTINDYQIFSTSRYFNEDSFALGSENIGEYSSLNASWLEAVLGLKVELFSNIYLGASVRLGLLITDKAPDKDASNGFQNLWIPGFNKVTDNSRFGSSYNYSITYFIPLYKKKKQVRKKYVDESGSQPPPPPPRN; translated from the coding sequence ATGTTAAAATATTTCATTAGTCTTAGTTTTATTTTTGTTTCCTTATTGGGATGGTCACAATCTAAGCCTATAGATTTACAACCGAAGGATACGGTACAAAAAACAGATAGATATGGTTTACGTGTTGGTGTAGATTTAAGCAAGATTTTAATGTCTACGTTAGATGATGATTATACGGGAATAGAGTTGGTAGGAGATTTTAGATTAAAACCCAATTTATATTTAGCCGCAGAGTTAGGGAATGAAAAGAAAACAAAGCAAGAAGATTTGTATAATTTCACTACCTCTGGGAGTTACATCAAACTAGGAGTAGATTTCAATTCTTACGAGAATTGGTTTGGGATGAATAATTTAATTCACCTTGGTGGCCGTTATGCTTTTAGTAGTTTTAGCCAAACCATAAATGACTATCAAATTTTTAGTACAAGTCGTTATTTTAATGAAGACAGCTTTGCTTTAGGATCAGAAAACATTGGCGAATACTCATCACTCAATGCCTCTTGGTTAGAAGCTGTACTAGGATTAAAAGTGGAACTATTTTCCAATATTTATTTAGGTGCTAGTGTACGCTTAGGTCTTTTAATAACGGATAAAGCACCTGATAAAGATGCTTCTAATGGTTTCCAAAATTTATGGATCCCTGGTTTTAATAAGGTTACAGATAATAGTAGATTTGGCAGTAGTTACAATTATTCTATCACCTATTTTATTCCGTTATATAAAAAGAAAAAACAAGTACGTAAAAAGTATGTAGACGAAAGTGGAAGTCAACCACCTCCACCACCGCCAAGAAATTAG
- the rlmD gene encoding 23S rRNA (uracil(1939)-C(5))-methyltransferase RlmD yields MRRKSNKTKTIFENVTVVDAGAKGKTIGKAPDGRVIFLNNTVPGDVVDVQTTKKRKAYFEGTATKFHTLSDKRVTPVCQHFGTCGGCKWQDMGYDHQLFYKQKEVENNLIRIGHLELPEITPILGSKKQYFYRNKMEFSFSDSRWLSLEEINSDAEIKDRNALGFHIPGMWDKILDIEKCHLQEDPSNAIRLETKDFALKNDMSFFNPRNQHGLLRTMMIRTTSTGEIMVLVQFFENDKTKRELLLNHLQLKFPEITALLYVVNAKQNDTIYDQEIICFAGRDHIFEEMEGLKFKINAKSFYQTNSDQAFELYKITRDFAGLTGNELVYDLYTGTGTIAQFVAKKAKKVVGIEAVPEAIEDAKANAVFNKIENTSFFAGDMKNIFNEEFIQENGTPDIIITDPPRDGMHKDVVAQILAISPQKVVYVSCNSATQARDLELMKDDYKITKTQAVDMFPQTHHVENVVLLEKR; encoded by the coding sequence ATGCGTAGAAAAAGTAATAAAACGAAAACTATTTTTGAAAATGTAACTGTAGTAGATGCAGGTGCAAAAGGCAAAACTATAGGTAAGGCTCCCGACGGCCGTGTTATATTTTTAAACAATACAGTCCCAGGAGATGTTGTTGATGTCCAAACTACAAAAAAAAGAAAAGCTTATTTTGAAGGTACTGCTACAAAGTTCCATACACTTTCTGATAAAAGAGTAACCCCAGTATGCCAACATTTTGGTACGTGTGGTGGGTGTAAGTGGCAAGATATGGGTTATGACCATCAACTTTTTTACAAACAAAAAGAGGTAGAGAATAATTTGATACGTATTGGTCATCTAGAACTTCCTGAAATAACGCCTATATTAGGATCTAAAAAACAGTATTTCTACCGCAATAAAATGGAGTTTTCATTTTCTGATAGCCGTTGGTTATCCCTAGAAGAAATAAATTCTGACGCAGAAATAAAAGATAGAAATGCCTTAGGTTTTCATATTCCAGGCATGTGGGATAAAATATTGGATATTGAAAAATGTCATTTGCAAGAAGATCCTTCTAACGCCATACGCTTAGAAACAAAAGATTTTGCCTTAAAAAATGATATGTCTTTTTTCAATCCAAGAAATCAGCATGGTTTATTAAGAACAATGATGATCCGTACCACCTCTACTGGAGAGATCATGGTGTTGGTTCAATTTTTTGAAAACGATAAAACAAAAAGAGAACTACTTTTAAATCATTTACAACTAAAGTTCCCTGAAATCACTGCTTTATTGTATGTTGTGAATGCGAAGCAGAATGATACCATATACGATCAAGAAATAATTTGCTTTGCAGGTCGCGATCATATTTTTGAAGAAATGGAAGGCTTAAAATTTAAAATTAATGCCAAATCATTTTATCAGACTAATTCTGATCAAGCTTTTGAATTATATAAGATAACGAGAGATTTTGCGGGGCTAACAGGAAATGAACTGGTGTATGACTTATATACTGGTACAGGAACTATTGCACAGTTCGTAGCCAAAAAAGCTAAGAAAGTTGTGGGTATAGAAGCAGTTCCTGAAGCTATAGAAGATGCTAAAGCAAATGCTGTTTTTAATAAAATTGAAAATACCTCTTTCTTCGCGGGAGATATGAAGAACATCTTTAATGAAGAATTTATACAAGAGAATGGTACTCCGGATATCATCATAACAGATCCTCCAAGAGACGGGATGCATAAAGATGTTGTTGCCCAAATTCTAGCTATTTCTCCTCAAAAAGTAGTCTATGTTAGTTGTAATAGCGCCACACAAGCACGTGATTTAGAATTGATGAAAGACGATTATAAAATTACAAAAACTCAGGCCGTAGATATGTTTCCACAAACACATCATGTTGAAAATGTTGTACTTTTGGAAAAGCGATAA
- a CDS encoding class I SAM-dependent RNA methyltransferase, which produces MENYKMVAKTMFGFEGVLAKELRKLGALNIEEGVRSVSFEGDMGFMYKANLCLRTAIKIIKPIHSFTVKNEEELYKKIYAFDWTEYLTPHTTFAIDTTVNSENFTHSLYVSQKVKDAIVDKFRDLDGIRPDVDIKFPDLRINIHIQKEHCNVSLDTSGRSLHQRGYKTATNIAPINEVLAAGLLLLSGWDGQSDFLDPMCGSGTILVEAAMIACNIPVNINRKEFAFEKWPDYDQELFDKIVESCLNKTREFHFKIAGYDKAPSAIRKAQDNIENANLSEYIKVGQFNFFETEKAVDSHLHILFNPPYGERLDIDMEDFYKDIGDTLKNHYAGTDAWLITSNLEALKFVGLRPSRKIKVFNSHLESRLVKYVMYEGSKKAKFQNKES; this is translated from the coding sequence ATGGAGAATTATAAAATGGTTGCCAAAACAATGTTTGGTTTTGAAGGAGTTTTGGCTAAGGAGCTACGAAAGCTTGGGGCTTTAAATATAGAAGAAGGCGTAAGAAGCGTTAGTTTTGAAGGTGATATGGGTTTTATGTATAAAGCCAATTTATGCCTAAGAACAGCGATTAAAATTATAAAGCCTATTCATTCGTTTACAGTTAAGAATGAGGAAGAGTTATACAAAAAAATATATGCGTTTGATTGGACCGAGTATTTAACGCCGCATACAACTTTTGCTATTGATACTACCGTGAATTCTGAAAATTTCACACACTCTCTTTACGTATCTCAAAAAGTTAAAGATGCTATTGTAGATAAATTTAGAGATTTAGATGGTATCCGTCCAGATGTTGATATCAAGTTTCCTGATCTTAGAATAAATATACATATTCAGAAAGAGCATTGCAATGTTTCCTTAGATACCTCAGGTAGGTCTTTACACCAGCGTGGGTATAAAACAGCTACCAATATTGCGCCAATTAATGAAGTTTTGGCAGCCGGACTATTACTATTAAGCGGTTGGGATGGTCAGAGTGATTTTCTAGACCCTATGTGTGGTAGTGGAACTATCTTAGTTGAAGCTGCAATGATTGCATGTAATATTCCTGTAAATATCAATAGGAAAGAGTTCGCTTTTGAAAAATGGCCAGATTATGATCAAGAATTGTTTGATAAAATAGTAGAGAGCTGCTTGAATAAGACAAGAGAATTTCACTTTAAAATTGCAGGATATGACAAAGCGCCTTCCGCCATACGTAAAGCTCAAGATAATATCGAAAACGCAAATTTATCAGAATACATAAAGGTTGGACAATTCAATTTCTTTGAAACTGAAAAGGCGGTTGATAGCCACTTGCATATTTTGTTTAATCCGCCTTATGGAGAGCGTTTAGATATAGATATGGAAGACTTCTATAAGGATATAGGTGATACTCTTAAAAATCATTATGCAGGCACAGATGCTTGGCTTATAACGTCTAATTTAGAAGCATTGAAGTTTGTTGGTCTTAGACCTTCTCGTAAGATTAAAGTATTTAATAGTCACTTAGAATCTAGACTCGTTAAATATGTGATGTACGAAGGAAGTAAGAAAGCGAAATTTCAAAATAAAGAATCCTAA
- a CDS encoding hemolysin III family protein: MQEISPYKKEELLNTLSHGIGILLGLFGFYFLLDKNSSKSEYAILGICIYSFSILLLYSASTLYHAIANPSLKKKFRIVDHISIYFLIAGTYSPVALISLVYGNGWTLFAVVWSIALFGTILKLFFTGRFEIVSLLLYLVMGWLIVFDFQNLMAATSPLGINLLMVGGGFYTVGILFYAIRKIPYNHFIWHLFVLGGSISHWLFIYLDVV; encoded by the coding sequence ATGCAAGAGATTTCTCCCTACAAAAAAGAAGAACTTCTTAATACATTATCCCACGGAATCGGAATTCTTTTAGGATTATTTGGCTTCTATTTTCTATTAGATAAAAATTCTAGTAAAAGTGAGTACGCCATATTAGGTATTTGTATCTATTCTTTTTCCATACTATTACTTTATTCGGCTTCTACATTATATCATGCTATTGCAAATCCTAGTTTAAAAAAAAAGTTTAGGATTGTAGATCATATCAGTATTTACTTCCTCATTGCGGGAACGTATTCTCCTGTGGCGCTTATAAGCTTAGTATATGGGAACGGTTGGACTTTATTTGCAGTAGTATGGAGTATAGCATTGTTTGGAACTATACTGAAGTTATTTTTTACAGGAAGGTTTGAAATTGTATCCTTACTATTGTACTTGGTAATGGGGTGGTTAATTGTGTTCGATTTTCAAAACTTAATGGCGGCTACTAGTCCTTTAGGGATAAATCTATTGATGGTTGGTGGCGGATTTTATACCGTAGGGATACTTTTCTACGCTATTAGAAAAATACCGTACAATCATTTTATATGGCACTTATTTGTTTTAGGGGGTAGTATTAGTCACTGGTTATTTATCTACCTAGATGTTGTGTAA
- a CDS encoding DUF6452 family protein, with protein sequence MSTLKYILASAVLVFAFNSCEKDDICVDGDTPLLVIRFYDATITTDLKAPSNLQVKGLLDTGEYGDIITNTSTDSIQIPLRIDGLSTTYNLSINATTEAENANEDVLVFDYTTKEVFISRACGYVVNYEELSDELTTDTDNWIKNIEITNTTVEDQTTAHVKIFH encoded by the coding sequence ATGAGTACACTAAAATATATACTAGCCTCAGCTGTTTTGGTATTTGCCTTTAATTCTTGTGAAAAAGATGATATCTGTGTAGATGGTGATACACCACTTCTAGTGATTAGGTTCTACGATGCCACTATAACTACAGATTTAAAAGCACCGAGCAACTTGCAAGTTAAAGGGCTTTTAGATACGGGTGAGTATGGCGATATCATTACAAATACGTCTACTGATTCTATTCAAATTCCGTTGCGTATAGATGGTTTATCAACCACTTATAATTTATCTATAAACGCTACGACGGAGGCCGAAAATGCAAATGAAGATGTTTTGGTTTTTGATTACACTACTAAAGAAGTTTTTATATCAAGAGCCTGTGGTTATGTAGTTAATTATGAAGAGTTATCGGATGAACTAACTACAGATACTGATAATTGGATTAAAAATATAGAAATAACAAATACTACTGTTGAAGATCAAACCACTGCGCATGTTAAAATATTTCATTAG
- a CDS encoding ZIP family metal transporter produces MTYLLPILAVLISFLFVYFIKPKKKEGIKLLLAFSGAFLLALTVFELLPEIYEGTDQKKVGVFVMLGILLQIFLEFFSKGAEHGHMHMDSNKTEFPWLLFISLSVHSLLEGVPIGDHHSMLYAILVHKIPIAIILSIFLIGSKMSKPSAYFFICLFSIMTPLGTYLAANIELLSTIKSELNAVAIGVFLHISTVILFESSEGHKFNLSKLLVIIIGIIIAYFL; encoded by the coding sequence ATGACCTATTTATTACCAATTTTAGCTGTATTAATAAGCTTCCTATTTGTTTATTTCATAAAACCAAAGAAAAAAGAAGGCATAAAATTACTATTAGCATTTAGTGGTGCTTTCCTTTTAGCGTTGACAGTTTTTGAGCTTCTACCTGAAATCTATGAAGGAACAGATCAAAAGAAAGTAGGTGTATTTGTAATGCTTGGAATATTATTACAAATATTTTTAGAATTCTTTTCTAAAGGAGCAGAACACGGCCATATGCACATGGACAGCAACAAGACAGAATTTCCCTGGCTGCTATTTATAAGTTTATCTGTTCACTCCCTTCTAGAAGGTGTACCAATCGGCGATCACCACTCTATGTTGTATGCTATATTGGTACATAAAATTCCGATTGCCATCATTTTAAGCATTTTCTTAATTGGCTCCAAAATGAGTAAACCATCTGCTTATTTCTTTATATGCTTATTTTCAATAATGACACCTTTAGGAACCTATTTAGCAGCAAATATTGAGTTACTTTCGACAATTAAATCAGAATTAAATGCGGTAGCCATTGGTGTATTTTTACATATCTCTACCGTAATTTTATTTGAAAGTTCTGAAGGGCATAAATTTAATCTAAGTAAATTACTAGTAATTATCATTGGTATTATAATCGCATATTTTTTATAG